A window of Desulfuromonas soudanensis genomic DNA:
ACGGTTGAGGGCCTCTTCACCCAGGCTGAGGATGCGGCGAAAGAGGAAGGCGTTGACGAAGAGGCCGAGGCAGAAGATCAGGAACATTCCGACCAGAAGCCCCATCCCCGGGAGATACCACCCCTCGGGGAGAACGACCTTGATGGCGTTGCCGAGGATCGTCTCTGCCGAACGCACCAGCCAGTAGAGGATGTAGAGGGTCAGCGCCGAAGGGAGGATGGCGATCATTCCCCGGACCATTATTCCGGAGAGCCACTGGCCTGCTGTCTTTTTTTTCGGGGGCGGAGAATCCATTTCGGTCGTCTCGATCTGGTAAGGGGTGGGAAATCAGCGGGACCACGGATAAATTGTAATCCTGGGGGCGTCAAAGTAAAGCGTCATCTCTTCTGCGGTTCTGAATGGTTTGGTGAAAGGTCGGGGCAAGGCCTCTCTTGTGCCGGGGGGCTCCCGTTCGTCGCAAAAAAACTTCCCGTGCGGGGTCCCTTTACAACGCCCTTCTCCGTGGTAACCTGAAAGCAACTCGAAGACAAAAGGAGGAAGAGATCATGACCCTCTCCGAGCCACCGGGCCGCGAAAGAACCGCGCCAACAAAAAATTAACTCAATATCCGAGGTGACATTTCTCGGACACAAAAAACCCCGGCGAAAAAGGCCGGGGTTTTTTTGTGTCCGGAAGTAAATAATAAGGGCGGCGACGGGACCGATGACAGGTTCAAATTCATGAGCATGTCTCCTCAGGGTCTGCCGTTCTCCGCCGGCCCCTTGACCCTGCCGACCTGGCCGTCGCTGAGCCGCACCTTGATGCCCCGGGAGTGGAAGGGGGCGCTGGTGAGGATGTCCTGGACGATTCCGCAGGTCAGCCTGTCGCTCTTCTGGTCCTTCTTGAGAACAATATCGACCGCCAGTCCCGGGCGGATGTCGCTGCGCTGTCGCGGGTCCATGGTCGTCTCCTAAAGGTCGAGCTCGCCCCGTCCCTGGGAGAGGGCGGCCCGCTCGGCGGTCACCCGGGGATCGTCGAGGTAATCTTCAAAGGACATGACCCGGTCGATAATCCCCCCGGGGGTGAATTCAACGATGCGGTTGGCCACGGTGGAGACGAATTCGTGGTCATGGGCGGCAAAGAGAATCACCTCGGGAAAGGCGATCAGGCCGTTGTTGAGGGCGGTGATCGATTCAAGGTCGAGGTGGTTGGTCGGCTCGTCGAGGATCAGGGTGTTGGCCCCCTTGAGCATCATCCGCGACAGCATGCAGCGGACCCGCTCGCCGCCGGAGAGGACGCGGGTTTTCTTGGTGGCATCGTCGCCGGAGAAGAGCATGCGCCCGAGAAAGCCGCGGGCAAAGCTCTCGCCGTCGCAGGGGGGAAACTGGCAGAGCCATTCGATGAGGTTGTAATCGTTGTCG
This region includes:
- a CDS encoding YwbE family protein; its protein translation is MDPRQRSDIRPGLAVDIVLKKDQKSDRLTCGIVQDILTSAPFHSRGIKVRLSDGQVGRVKGPAENGRP